The Paenibacillus sp. RUD330 genome has a segment encoding these proteins:
- a CDS encoding fumarylacetoacetate hydrolase family protein, with protein MKLLNFIKDGAYALGVKGRRGVLDIAEAERALLPQEEARAPRHMQQVLAGGQGAVGVLGSLLERAEALESAACWLDEDSLQLGPCVPEPGKIICVGLNYRKHAEETNAAIPLYPILFNKFNNAVAAHGEDIPLPRVSAEVDYEAELVIVIGSRAKDVGEDEALASVFGYCAANDLSARDLQMRTAQWLLGKTCDKFAPIGPYLVTADEVGDPNGLGISTRVNGETRQSSNTSDMIFSCAEIVSYISRHMTLEPGDIILTGTPEGVVLGLPPERRVYLQPGDVVEIEIEKLGVLRNRMVAE; from the coding sequence ATGAAGCTTCTGAATTTCATCAAAGATGGAGCCTATGCCTTGGGAGTCAAGGGACGCCGCGGCGTCCTCGACATCGCGGAGGCGGAGCGGGCTCTGCTCCCGCAGGAAGAGGCGCGGGCTCCGCGCCATATGCAGCAAGTGCTGGCAGGCGGACAGGGAGCCGTGGGCGTCTTGGGCTCTCTGCTCGAGAGGGCGGAGGCGCTGGAGTCCGCCGCATGCTGGCTGGACGAGGACTCCCTGCAGCTCGGTCCTTGCGTGCCGGAGCCGGGCAAGATCATCTGCGTCGGCCTCAATTACCGCAAGCACGCCGAAGAAACGAATGCCGCGATTCCGCTGTACCCGATCCTGTTCAACAAGTTCAACAACGCGGTGGCGGCCCATGGAGAGGACATCCCCTTGCCGCGAGTGTCCGCCGAGGTGGACTACGAGGCGGAGCTCGTCATCGTCATCGGCAGCCGCGCCAAGGATGTCGGCGAGGACGAGGCGCTCGCGAGCGTATTCGGCTACTGCGCGGCGAACGATCTGTCCGCCCGCGACCTGCAGATGCGCACCGCCCAGTGGCTGCTCGGCAAAACCTGCGACAAGTTCGCGCCGATCGGCCCTTATCTCGTGACGGCGGACGAGGTCGGCGATCCGAACGGGCTGGGCATCTCTACCCGTGTGAACGGCGAGACTCGCCAGTCCTCCAACACGTCGGACATGATTTTCAGCTGCGCCGAGATCGTGAGCTACATCTCGCGGCATATGACTCTTGAGCCGGGAGACATCATCCTGACCGGCACGCCGGAAGGCGTCGTGCTGGGGCTGCCGCCGGAGCGGCGGGTCTACCTCCAGCCGGGAGACGTCGTCGAGATCGAGATCGAGAAGCTGGGCGTCCTGCGCAACCGGATGGTCGCCGAATAA
- a CDS encoding SDR family NAD(P)-dependent oxidoreductase, with protein MRLAGKITLITGAGSGIGRCTAMRFAQEGATVIVADLNAAEGEAAADEIRAAGGKAAAYPCDVTDSDSVRELVGAALRDHRRIDVLFNNAGISGVGALHEVEPDAWDRVMNVNIKGTYLPSKYVLPHMMERRGGAIINMSSCVAEIGLARRASYAATKGAVLALTKAMQVDYADYGIRVNALLPGTILTPFVEKYLKESYDDPEAALDSIRKRQLSGELGRPEDVAEAALFLASDESRFMMGSPLYIDGGAVFGKNA; from the coding sequence ATGAGATTGGCGGGCAAAATCACCCTCATTACCGGCGCCGGCTCGGGCATCGGACGCTGCACGGCCATGCGGTTCGCGCAGGAGGGAGCAACGGTGATCGTGGCGGACCTGAACGCCGCGGAGGGGGAAGCGGCTGCGGACGAAATCCGGGCGGCGGGAGGCAAGGCGGCGGCATACCCTTGCGACGTCACGGATTCGGACTCGGTCCGGGAGCTGGTCGGGGCTGCGCTCCGGGACCACCGGCGCATCGACGTGCTGTTCAACAATGCGGGCATCAGCGGGGTCGGGGCTCTTCACGAGGTGGAGCCGGATGCGTGGGACCGCGTCATGAACGTGAACATCAAGGGCACTTATTTGCCGAGCAAATACGTGCTGCCCCACATGATGGAGCGGCGCGGCGGAGCCATCATCAACATGAGCTCCTGCGTGGCGGAGATCGGGCTCGCCCGGCGCGCATCGTACGCCGCGACGAAAGGGGCGGTGCTGGCGCTGACCAAGGCGATGCAGGTCGACTACGCCGACTACGGCATTCGCGTCAATGCGCTCCTGCCCGGAACGATCCTCACACCGTTCGTGGAGAAGTATCTGAAGGAATCCTACGACGATCCCGAAGCCGCTCTGGACAGCATCCGCAAGCGGCAGCTTAGCGGGGAGCTCGGCCGTCCCGAGGATGTCGCCGAGGCGGCGCTGTTCCTGGCTTCGGATGAATCGAGGTTCATGATGGGATCGCCGCTTTATATCGACGGCGGCGCCGTTTTCGGCAAGAACGCCTGA
- a CDS encoding amidohydrolase family protein, with the protein MKIDAHQHYWKLQRGDYGWLAPELAELYRDFGPEELKPALEASGIGRSIAVQAAPTIAETEYLLALCLQESTLAGVVGWVDLEDERVEERLDSLLSSGYLLGIRPMLQDLPDDRHILRPAVLKGLQAVADRGLTLDLLVRPRHLLHAAEMLDRVASLRAVVDHIGKPDMERGDDRGVWEEGMAALAANSRTACKLSGLVTEAGSAWSPELIAPYTDRAVSLFGPRRLLYGSDWPVCLPFAGYAEVLKLADRLLPKHWGPSEKEAVMGGNAMEWYPLKE; encoded by the coding sequence ATGAAAATCGACGCTCATCAGCATTACTGGAAGCTGCAGCGGGGCGATTACGGCTGGCTTGCGCCTGAGCTTGCGGAGCTGTACCGGGACTTCGGTCCGGAGGAGCTGAAGCCGGCTCTGGAGGCGTCGGGCATCGGACGATCCATAGCGGTGCAGGCGGCACCGACGATCGCCGAGACGGAGTATTTGCTGGCGCTATGCCTGCAGGAAAGCACGCTGGCGGGAGTTGTCGGCTGGGTCGATCTGGAGGACGAGCGTGTCGAGGAGCGGCTGGATTCCCTCCTGTCCTCCGGATACTTGCTCGGAATACGGCCGATGCTCCAGGATTTGCCCGATGACAGGCACATCCTGCGTCCGGCCGTTCTCAAGGGGCTGCAAGCCGTCGCCGATAGAGGGCTGACGCTGGATCTGCTCGTGCGTCCGCGGCATCTGCTCCATGCGGCGGAAATGCTGGATCGGGTCGCCTCCCTGCGCGCGGTTGTCGACCATATCGGCAAGCCGGATATGGAGCGGGGCGACGATCGGGGCGTCTGGGAGGAAGGCATGGCGGCGCTTGCCGCGAACAGCCGGACCGCCTGCAAGCTGTCCGGACTCGTGACGGAGGCGGGCAGCGCATGGAGTCCGGAGCTTATCGCGCCGTATACGGACCGGGCCGTCTCCTTGTTCGGCCCACGGCGGCTCTTGTACGGCAGCGATTGGCCGGTCTGCCTCCCCTTCGCGGGCTATGCGGAGGTGCTGAAGCTTGCGGATAGGCTGCTTCCCAAGCATTGGGGACCATCGGAGAAGGAAGCCGTCATGGGGGGCAATGCCATGGAATGGTATCCCCTCAAGGAATGA
- a CDS encoding RbsD/FucU family protein, which produces MLKGIPPILSPELLSVLRSMGHGDELVLADGNFPAASHAARLVRADGHSVPELLEAILSLLPLDDYVDKPAAVMAVVPGDPVVPAIWEQYRKILNRHESREAGMDCLDRQAFYERARSAYAVVATGESAQYANLILVKGVVRP; this is translated from the coding sequence ATGCTGAAAGGAATCCCACCGATTTTGTCGCCGGAGCTGCTCTCGGTCCTGCGGTCCATGGGACATGGCGACGAGCTGGTGCTCGCCGACGGCAACTTTCCCGCCGCCTCCCATGCAGCCAGGCTCGTGCGGGCGGACGGGCATTCCGTGCCGGAGCTGCTGGAGGCGATCCTGTCGCTGCTGCCGCTCGACGATTACGTCGACAAGCCCGCGGCTGTCATGGCCGTCGTGCCCGGCGATCCCGTCGTCCCGGCCATCTGGGAGCAATATCGGAAGATCTTGAATCGGCATGAGAGCCGGGAAGCCGGCATGGACTGCCTGGACCGGCAGGCGTTCTACGAGCGTGCCCGCAGCGCCTACGCCGTAGTCGCGACGGGCGAGAGCGCCCAGTACGCCAACCTGATTCTGGTCAAAGGGGTCGTCCGTCCATGA
- a CDS encoding Gfo/Idh/MocA family oxidoreductase — translation MGNNSLSALDLDYKPKVPGNRGMGIAVIGAGEIVGACHLPAYRMGGLNVVGIFDLHRGKAEKLAAEHGLPKVYRCLDELLEDPGVEVVDIAVPAKAQPAIARQAAQAGRHMLCQKPLAESYAEAASIEAACREAGVKGAVNQQMRWSPGIRASRDIIGRGWLGELLQASISVRVRQDFAAWEWLRRMPTLEVMYHSIHYLDAIRFLFGKPEYIYADGARFPGQETIGETRTMLHLKFPGEARGLVHDDHNHIGGEEDWHATFRFDGTEGIIKGTNGSLYNYPTGREDTLSFHSRRLHPDYWFTPSLHGKWFPDAFLGTMCELLRAIEEDREPENSVRDNLETMQLVFGAYRSMAENRPVTLQEIAEEAVDAVEQNTPESVEQIARGNAGKITRENVERDREED, via the coding sequence ATGGGCAACAATTCGCTGAGCGCGCTCGATTTGGACTACAAGCCCAAGGTTCCCGGCAACCGAGGCATGGGAATCGCCGTCATCGGAGCGGGAGAGATCGTCGGGGCCTGCCATCTGCCGGCTTACCGGATGGGCGGGCTGAACGTGGTCGGAATCTTCGATCTGCATAGGGGGAAGGCGGAAAAGCTCGCGGCGGAGCATGGGCTGCCCAAAGTGTACCGGTGTCTCGATGAGCTGCTGGAGGATCCTGGAGTCGAGGTCGTGGATATCGCGGTTCCCGCGAAGGCGCAGCCGGCGATCGCCAGACAAGCGGCGCAGGCCGGGCGGCATATGCTTTGCCAGAAGCCGCTGGCCGAGAGCTACGCCGAGGCCGCATCCATCGAGGCGGCTTGCCGCGAAGCCGGCGTGAAGGGTGCGGTCAACCAGCAGATGCGCTGGTCTCCGGGCATCCGGGCGAGCCGCGACATCATCGGCCGCGGCTGGCTCGGCGAGCTGCTGCAGGCGTCGATATCGGTCCGTGTCCGGCAGGACTTCGCGGCTTGGGAGTGGCTGCGCCGCATGCCGACGCTGGAAGTGATGTATCACAGCATCCATTATCTCGATGCGATCCGGTTCCTGTTCGGCAAGCCGGAGTACATTTATGCCGACGGCGCCCGATTCCCCGGGCAGGAGACGATCGGCGAGACGAGGACGATGCTTCACTTGAAGTTTCCCGGCGAGGCGAGAGGGCTTGTCCATGACGACCACAATCATATCGGGGGCGAGGAGGACTGGCATGCGACCTTCCGCTTCGACGGCACGGAGGGCATCATCAAGGGAACGAACGGCTCGCTGTACAATTACCCGACGGGCCGGGAAGACACGCTAAGCTTCCATTCGCGGCGGCTGCATCCCGATTACTGGTTCACGCCTTCCCTGCATGGGAAATGGTTCCCGGATGCGTTTCTGGGGACGATGTGCGAGCTGCTGCGGGCGATCGAGGAAGACCGGGAGCCCGAGAACAGCGTTCGCGACAATTTGGAGACGATGCAGCTTGTTTTCGGGGCTTACCGCTCCATGGCCGAGAATCGTCCGGTAACGCTGCAGGAAATTGCGGAGGAGGCCGTTGATGCCGTGGAGCAGAACACTCCGGAGAGCGTGGAGCAGATTGCTCGGGGGAACGCGGGGAAGATAACTCGGGAGAACGTGGAGCGGGATAGGGAGGAAGACTGA
- a CDS encoding UxaA family hydrolase, whose amino-acid sequence MTATIMGYPRENGDIGIRNHLLIIPTVICSNQVCSRIQQLVPGAVAIPHPHGCSQIGADKDRTFDVLAGTGKNPNVGAVLIISLGCEVVDPQALADAIRETGKPVEWFDIQSAGGSIKAIEHGARLARGLQAKLQQQAKVPVPLSRLKVGVKCGGSDATSGLASNPALGAAADSLVKEGGTVVIGETTEIIGAEHVLAERCAGEDTRSRLYEIVGRFEREVERMGADMRGGNPSPGNIAGGLSTIEEKSLGCISKCGTSPILGVIEYSERLPEGGLYFMDSPGNDIECVSGMAASGAHIVCFTTGRGTPTGSAVVPVIKITGNGRTFSLMEDNMDVDVSPMLDGTLDLSEAGERIWREIVEVADGKLTKAEILGHQEFSINRIGPSL is encoded by the coding sequence ATGACGGCGACAATCATGGGGTATCCGCGGGAGAACGGCGACATCGGCATCCGCAATCATCTGCTCATCATTCCGACCGTCATCTGCTCCAACCAGGTATGCAGCCGCATTCAGCAGCTGGTGCCGGGAGCGGTGGCGATTCCGCATCCGCATGGCTGCAGCCAGATCGGAGCCGACAAGGACCGGACGTTCGACGTGCTGGCCGGAACCGGCAAAAATCCCAACGTCGGGGCTGTGCTGATCATCAGCCTCGGCTGCGAGGTCGTCGATCCGCAGGCGCTGGCCGACGCCATCCGGGAGACAGGCAAGCCTGTCGAGTGGTTCGACATCCAAAGCGCAGGCGGCTCCATCAAGGCCATCGAGCATGGAGCGAGGCTGGCCCGCGGCCTGCAGGCCAAGCTGCAGCAGCAGGCCAAGGTGCCCGTCCCGCTCTCCAGGCTCAAGGTAGGCGTCAAATGCGGCGGTTCGGACGCAACGTCCGGCCTCGCTTCGAACCCGGCTCTCGGAGCCGCGGCGGACAGCCTCGTGAAGGAAGGCGGCACGGTCGTCATCGGCGAAACGACGGAGATCATCGGCGCCGAGCATGTGCTCGCCGAGCGCTGCGCCGGAGAAGACACGCGCAGCAGGCTGTATGAGATTGTCGGACGCTTCGAGCGGGAGGTCGAGCGGATGGGAGCAGATATGCGGGGCGGCAATCCGAGTCCGGGCAATATCGCGGGCGGGCTGTCCACGATCGAGGAGAAATCGCTCGGCTGCATCAGCAAATGCGGAACGTCGCCGATTTTGGGCGTCATCGAGTATTCGGAGCGCCTTCCGGAGGGCGGCCTGTATTTCATGGATTCTCCGGGCAACGACATCGAATGCGTATCCGGCATGGCGGCCTCCGGCGCGCATATCGTCTGCTTTACGACCGGACGCGGCACGCCGACCGGCTCGGCGGTCGTTCCCGTCATCAAGATTACCGGCAATGGCCGCACCTTTTCCCTGATGGAGGACAATATGGACGTCGACGTCAGTCCGATGCTCGACGGCACGCTCGATCTGTCCGAAGCCGGGGAGCGGATCTGGCGTGAAATCGTCGAGGTGGCGGACGGCAAGCTGACCAAGGCGGAAATTCTCGGGCATCAGGAGTTCTCGATCAACCGGATCGGACCGAGCCTGTAG
- a CDS encoding UxaA family hydrolase — MDHSIKPGASAIVMDDRDDVATAIRDLQAGEAIPYRRNGETLQVLLLEAVAFGHKLSLAAIPAGGEVRKYGDVIGKATHPIEAGRHVHVHNIEGIRGRGDQAAAASEGAQA, encoded by the coding sequence TTGGATCATTCCATCAAGCCCGGCGCAAGCGCGATCGTCATGGACGATCGGGACGATGTGGCCACCGCTATCCGGGATCTTCAGGCTGGAGAAGCCATTCCTTATCGGAGAAACGGCGAGACCCTTCAAGTTCTATTGTTGGAAGCGGTTGCATTCGGCCACAAGCTGTCTCTTGCCGCCATACCGGCCGGAGGGGAAGTCCGCAAGTACGGCGATGTGATCGGGAAGGCGACACATCCGATCGAGGCCGGCAGGCATGTCCACGTGCATAACATCGAAGGCATAAGAGGCCGCGGCGACCAGGCTGCGGCAGCTTCGGAGGGGGCTCAGGCATGA
- a CDS encoding substrate-binding domain-containing protein, whose protein sequence is MTTIYDIAREAGVSAMTVSRVINNSGRISAETRMRVRRVMEELHYVPNSNARSLVIQKTHILSLLITDITNPFYTTLARGAEDTAKTYGYRLLLGNSDEDYGKEKDYVDMILSTRVDGVLFAPAGDGSGDHLRLLERQGIPYVLLDREVPGIAADRIAGESREGAMLLVRHLLELGHRRIAFVGGSRDVSTVRDREAGYREALEQAGIPADSSLILHLHYRDGLQPHALDGLLRQPEPPTAVLAANNFLAVGIIRSLRSLGLRVPEDLSVVCFDDLGHASSLHPFLTVAAQPAYRFGSLGMERLIARIEGNAGTEPHTKVLPVELIIRESSGPPSQADCSGPPSAGRAPGSSHP, encoded by the coding sequence GTGACGACGATTTACGACATCGCCCGCGAGGCGGGAGTATCCGCCATGACCGTATCCCGGGTCATCAACAACAGCGGCCGCATCAGCGCCGAGACGCGCATGCGCGTCCGCCGGGTCATGGAGGAGCTGCACTATGTGCCGAATTCCAATGCCAGGAGCCTGGTCATCCAGAAGACCCATATCCTGTCGCTGCTCATCACCGATATTACGAATCCCTTCTATACGACGCTCGCCCGAGGAGCCGAGGATACGGCCAAAACCTACGGCTACCGCCTGCTGCTCGGCAACAGCGACGAGGACTACGGCAAGGAGAAGGACTATGTCGACATGATCCTCTCGACCCGCGTGGACGGCGTCTTGTTCGCTCCGGCCGGAGACGGCTCGGGCGATCATCTGCGCCTGCTTGAGCGCCAAGGCATTCCCTACGTCCTGCTGGACCGCGAAGTGCCCGGGATCGCCGCGGACCGCATCGCCGGGGAAAGCCGCGAGGGGGCCATGCTTCTCGTCCGGCATCTGCTGGAGCTGGGACATCGGCGGATCGCCTTTGTCGGCGGCTCCCGCGACGTTTCCACCGTGCGTGACCGCGAGGCAGGCTACCGGGAGGCGCTGGAGCAAGCCGGCATCCCGGCCGACAGCTCCCTGATCCTGCATCTGCATTACCGCGACGGCCTGCAGCCGCATGCGCTGGACGGCCTGCTCCGGCAGCCGGAGCCTCCGACGGCGGTGCTGGCGGCCAACAACTTCCTCGCCGTCGGCATCATCCGGTCGCTGCGCTCCCTCGGGCTCCGCGTGCCCGAGGATCTCTCGGTCGTCTGCTTCGACGATCTCGGCCATGCTTCATCCCTGCATCCGTTCCTTACTGTGGCGGCGCAGCCGGCTTACCGGTTCGGCTCCCTCGGCATGGAGAGGCTGATCGCCAGGATCGAAGGGAATGCCGGAACAGAGCCCCATACGAAGGTGCTGCCCGTAGAGCTGATCATACGGGAATCCAGCGGGCCGCCTTCGCAGGCGGACTGCAGCGGTCCCCCCTCGGCCGGGAGAGCGCCGGGTTCCAGCCACCCATGA
- a CDS encoding NADPH-dependent FMN reductase, with amino-acid sequence MNIAVIAGGNRINSTSTLLLRYMEKELGKQDIEVTFIDLHKLQLPLYSADQPGVTQELQLPVFTSPETIEYFESNVRQLVAAAQNADGIILGTPEYHGSFSGTLKNGLDYLGSAQFEGKPVLVASSAAGAVGVSSLTQLQTVVRNLHGINCTEWVSIGGDSRKFGEDGEPEQDKVKQRVLYALEHLTRLVRQLRLSGE; translated from the coding sequence ATGAATATTGCCGTTATCGCCGGAGGGAACCGGATCAATTCGACGAGCACGCTGCTGCTTCGTTACATGGAGAAGGAGCTGGGCAAGCAGGACATCGAGGTGACGTTCATCGATCTCCACAAGCTGCAGCTTCCGCTGTATTCGGCCGACCAGCCCGGGGTCACGCAGGAGCTGCAGCTTCCGGTCTTCACTTCTCCCGAGACGATCGAGTATTTCGAGAGCAACGTGAGGCAGCTGGTGGCGGCGGCGCAAAACGCCGACGGCATCATCCTCGGCACGCCGGAGTACCACGGTTCCTTCTCCGGTACGCTCAAAAACGGACTGGATTATCTCGGCTCCGCCCAGTTCGAAGGCAAGCCGGTGCTCGTCGCGAGCTCCGCGGCCGGAGCTGTCGGAGTCAGCTCGCTGACGCAGCTGCAGACGGTCGTGCGCAACCTGCACGGCATCAACTGCACGGAATGGGTGTCCATCGGCGGCGACAGCCGCAAATTCGGCGAGGATGGCGAACCCGAGCAGGACAAGGTCAAGCAGCGCGTCCTCTATGCGCTCGAGCATCTGACCCGTCTGGTGCGTCAGCTGAGGCTCTCCGGAGAATAA
- a CDS encoding ATP-binding protein, producing MNEWIGMFSWMFILVIVTLLLISFSLSLEKRAAWREARGSRSRYDSIFEHNPDMVCLFNPEGELIRLNPAALKLTGYRFGDLAGLSFWQLIHPDDAMRASRSFLRARQGQTQTAEVRIITKEGRELELSTAFVPWNAGSGVADIYTISKDLTPRNAAQRELLKAKTEAEEALKIKSEFLAVMSHEIRTPMNGVLGMSDLLLDTELSEEQREYVHIIRGSGVNLLSVINDVLDYSKMESGHMALASDPFSLRDVVLDSMQLYIGKMRERQLQALLELDSGLPEMLVGDEMRLRQILTNLISNAVKFTEEGGIAVKVRETGRSGSEIEVEFQVADTGIGVDEDKLDLLFQPFRQTDSSISRLYGGTGLGLAICKNLVERMGGSISLKPLDKGTEVAFRIKAGYRDSKAAETGQEENRKQSV from the coding sequence GTGAATGAGTGGATCGGCATGTTCTCATGGATGTTCATCCTGGTCATCGTCACGCTGCTGCTGATCAGCTTCAGTCTCTCCCTGGAAAAACGCGCGGCTTGGAGAGAAGCGAGAGGAAGCCGCAGCCGCTACGATTCGATTTTCGAGCATAATCCCGACATGGTCTGCCTGTTCAATCCGGAAGGCGAGCTCATCCGGCTCAATCCAGCCGCCCTCAAGCTGACGGGATACCGATTCGGGGATTTGGCGGGACTTTCGTTCTGGCAGTTGATCCATCCCGATGACGCCATGCGCGCCAGCCGCAGCTTTCTGCGTGCAAGGCAAGGGCAGACCCAGACGGCGGAAGTCAGGATCATTACGAAGGAAGGACGGGAGCTCGAGCTGTCTACGGCGTTCGTGCCGTGGAACGCAGGCTCGGGAGTAGCCGATATTTATACGATTTCCAAGGATCTGACCCCGCGCAACGCGGCCCAGAGGGAGCTGTTAAAGGCGAAAACCGAGGCGGAGGAGGCTTTGAAGATCAAGAGCGAGTTTCTTGCGGTCATGAGCCATGAAATCCGGACGCCGATGAACGGCGTGCTCGGCATGAGCGACCTGCTGCTCGATACGGAGCTCAGCGAGGAGCAGCGGGAGTACGTGCATATCATAAGGGGAAGCGGGGTCAACCTGCTGTCTGTCATCAACGACGTGCTGGATTACTCCAAGATGGAGTCGGGCCATATGGCGCTCGCTTCCGATCCGTTCTCGCTGCGGGACGTCGTGCTGGATTCCATGCAGCTGTACATCGGCAAGATGCGCGAGCGCCAGCTGCAAGCTCTGCTGGAGCTTGATTCCGGACTTCCGGAGATGCTGGTCGGGGATGAGATGAGGCTGCGCCAGATTCTGACCAACCTGATCAGCAATGCGGTGAAATTCACGGAAGAAGGCGGGATTGCGGTCAAGGTCAGGGAGACGGGACGCAGCGGCTCGGAGATTGAGGTGGAGTTCCAGGTCGCGGATACCGGCATCGGCGTGGACGAGGATAAGCTCGATCTGCTGTTCCAGCCGTTCAGGCAGACGGATTCGTCCATCTCAAGGCTGTACGGAGGGACGGGACTTGGTCTTGCCATCTGCAAAAATCTCGTCGAGAGAATGGGCGGCAGCATCTCTCTGAAGCCGCTGGACAAAGGAACGGAAGTCGCGTTTCGAATCAAAGCGGGTTACAGGGACAGCAAAGCGGCAGAAACCGGGCAGGAGGAGAACCGGAAGCAGTCTGTCTGA